The region ACCTCCTCGGGGACCTGGAGGACGACGGGCGCGAAATTCAGGATGCACGCAACGCCTCCGGCGACCAAACGGTCGCAGACCTCCTGCGCCCCCTGCACCGGAGTGGCGATCACGCCTATCGTCACCTCGCGCTCGGCGCACACCTCGACGATGTCGTCGATGTGGCTGACCGGGATACCTCCGACCGGGACGCCCACCAGATCGGGGTCGAGATCGAAGAGCGCGGAGACCGGGAAACCCCGGCTCGGGAAGCCGCCGTAGTTGGCCAGGGCGTGACCAAGATTACCGATCCCGACCACCGCGACGCTGTGCTTGCGGGTCAGTCCGAGCGTGCGCTCGATCTGGCCGACGAGCACCGAGACCTCGTAGCCGACGCCCCGGGTGCCGTAGGAACCGATGTAGGACAGGTCCTTGCGGAGCTTGGCCGAGTTGACCCCGGCCGCGGCGGCCAGCTCCTCGCTGGACACCGTGCTGACGCCCTGCTCCCCCAGAGCCGACAACGCACGCAGGTACACCGCGAGCCGCGCCAC is a window of Saccharopolyspora erythraea NRRL 2338 DNA encoding:
- a CDS encoding redox-sensing transcriptional repressor Rex; translated protein: MTAHGEGVQDGDGQAAADGPSQPGQSSNRPPEAAIEVPAARERARAIPEAAVARLAVYLRALSALGEQGVSTVSSEELAAAAGVNSAKLRKDLSYIGSYGTRGVGYEVSVLVGQIERTLGLTRKHSVAVVGIGNLGHALANYGGFPSRGFPVSALFDLDPDLVGVPVGGIPVSHIDDIVEVCAEREVTIGVIATPVQGAQEVCDRLVAGGVACILNFAPVVLQVPEEVEVRKVDLAVEMQILSFHVARRQQEAAAVDGAGIGAPSPDGAAPDGAPSGGAVGNEIDPMNGMVVRP